A window from Osmia lignaria lignaria isolate PbOS001 chromosome 8, iyOsmLign1, whole genome shotgun sequence encodes these proteins:
- the LOC117611352 gene encoding uncharacterized protein LOC117611352 has protein sequence MKVNQGKRSRRPTRRGGVKQRARALIKRQIQLVQKELETRFPPSGPSSHPGEPCYSPVSEASTICLGPRSPQLIDLTEEPELESVNVAETNEIPAEILAIIFNLQE, from the exons ATGAAGGTAAATCAA GGTAAACGCAGTCGCAGACCCACTCGTCGAGGTGGTGTTAAGCAACGAGCTAGGGCACTAATCAAACGCCAGATCCAATTGGTCCAAAAGGAGCTAGAGACGCGATTTCCACCATCCGGTCCGTCAAGTCATCCGGGCGAACCGTGTTATTCACCCGTGTCAGAAGCTTCGACCATTTGCCTGGGTCCTCGCTCACCGCAGCTCATCGATTTAACCGAAGAACCAGAACTAGAATCAGTTAACGTAGCAGAAACCAACGAGATTCCAGCCGAGATCCTTGCTATTATATTCAATCTACaagaataa